One stretch of Eretmochelys imbricata isolate rEreImb1 chromosome 1, rEreImb1.hap1, whole genome shotgun sequence DNA includes these proteins:
- the LOC144268044 gene encoding killer cell lectin-like receptor subfamily G member 1, with translation MSEQEVTYTELKLHAPSEQQRSQRPRNSGSKDPSVPAPPWRIIAVILGILCLVSLGAAVALATKGHCSPGCPDQWVAYRHSCYFFSRTKKDWHSSQESCSAKGSHLLVISDAQEMDLFAVFHTEAHWIGLRNSTGSGWAWEDGSGVSDMKVISNSPVQRCVVLFSGSLQASSCEIPSPWICEKDQK, from the exons ATGAGTGAGCAGGAAGTGACTTACACAGAACTGAAACTTCACGCTCCTTCTGAGCAGCAGAGGAGTCAAAGACCTAGGAACTCTGGGAGCAAAG ACCCATCAGTTCCAGCTCCTCCCTGGCGGATCATTGCAGTGATTCTGGGGATCCTCTGCTTGGTATCACTGGGAGCAGCAGTGGCCTTGGCTACCAAAG GTCACTGCTCTCCAGGCTGCCCTGATCAGTGGGTGGCTTACAGACACAGCTGTTACTTTTTCTCCAGGACAAAAAAGGATTGGCATTCAAGCCAGGAATCCTGTTCTGCAAAGGGATCACATCTACTGGTGATCAGTGACGCCCAGGAGATG GACCTGTTTGCGGTGTTCCACACAGAAGCCCACTGGATTGGATTGAGGAACAGCACTGGCTCTGGGTGGGCCTGGGAAGATGGCTCAGGAGTCAGTGATATGAA GGTAATCTCTAACAGCCCTGTGCAGCGCTGTGTCGTCCTGTTTAGTGGTTCTCTCCAGGCTTCCAGCTGTGAAATTCCCTCACCATGGATATGTGAGAAAGACCAGAAGTAA